A genomic segment from Legionella quinlivanii encodes:
- the hslO gene encoding Hsp33 family molecular chaperone HslO: MRKKLDSLQSFIFEHASIRGQIAHLHETYRTIMNQHAYPEMVKYLLGEALVSCLLLSGSIKFEGDLSLQFQGDKRLPLLLVQCDHQLNLRGFAKFQENLEIADYAEAFLKGQMVLTINQYHNTQAYQSVVPILATSMSENLTHYFAQSEQVATRVWLAVNEERAAGMLLQLMPGQDSLQREQFWEYAVHLGQTVSENELLTLDNQTLLYRLYHETELRLFDEKATQFKCRCSQEKMKQVIVVLGEEEANKLLAEQGQINISCDFCNSHFSFDSIDIALLFRKK, encoded by the coding sequence GTGAGAAAAAAATTGGATAGTTTGCAGAGTTTTATATTTGAGCATGCCAGTATTCGGGGGCAAATTGCTCATCTCCATGAAACCTATCGGACCATAATGAACCAACATGCTTATCCGGAAATGGTTAAATATTTGTTGGGTGAGGCATTAGTATCCTGTTTACTGTTATCAGGCAGTATTAAATTTGAGGGTGATTTAAGCCTGCAGTTTCAGGGTGACAAACGTCTGCCCCTGTTATTGGTCCAGTGCGATCATCAACTCAATTTAAGAGGATTTGCCAAGTTTCAGGAGAATCTTGAAATAGCGGATTATGCCGAAGCTTTTTTGAAAGGCCAAATGGTGCTCACTATCAATCAGTATCATAACACTCAGGCTTATCAAAGCGTGGTTCCCATTCTTGCTACTTCCATGAGTGAAAATCTGACCCATTATTTTGCCCAGTCAGAGCAGGTTGCCACTCGGGTGTGGCTGGCAGTGAATGAAGAACGGGCGGCTGGCATGCTTTTACAGCTGATGCCAGGTCAGGATAGCCTGCAACGCGAGCAGTTCTGGGAATATGCTGTTCATCTAGGGCAGACAGTCAGTGAGAATGAGCTTTTAACCCTGGATAACCAGACATTGCTTTACAGGCTTTATCATGAGACAGAGTTGCGCTTATTTGATGAGAAAGCGACTCAATTTAAATGCCGTTGCAGTCAGGAAAAAATGAAACAGGTAATAGTCGTTCTTGGCGAAGAAGAGGCCAATAAACTCTTAGCCGAGCAGGGCCAGATTAATATCAGCTGCGATTTCTGCAACAGCCATTTTTCATTTGACTCTATTGATATCGCTTTATTGTTTCGGAAGAAATAA
- a CDS encoding UvrD-helicase domain-containing protein yields the protein MLNPQQMAAVRYIDGPLLVLAGAGSGKTRVITQKIAYLIEECGYQARSVFAVTFTNKAANEMRSRVNSVLSAHHRRGLKVATFHTLGLTMIKKHVKLCGLKSGFSILDSEDCLQLFRNFLPPGKSNDRDYLAQIQQQISRWKNELLKPEHLSSKTPDTPIFLEALPIYERYQISLRAYNAVDFDDLILLAVNLLLEHEEVKDYWQNRVRHLLIDEYQDSNLSQYLLVKLLTGIRAQFTVVGDDDQSIYAWRGARPENLAQLQRDYPQLKIIKLEQNYRSTGRILHVANTLIANNSHLFDKTLWSELGYGEMLRVLCCKDEQDEAEQVIADLISHKLRHGKQYGDYAILYRGNHQSRVFEKLLRHHGIAYRISGGQSWFARSEVKDIFAYLKLLCNPQDDAAFLRVINTPKRGIGESSLDALGNYAQNRGESLFYCSDHLALSELLAEKPRQALQQFKQWMLGINKRLESQAVAETLREMVEESGYEAYIYEQCDTPAKAQKRMENIWELLDWIDRLLNKDPEKNLVDIINKLILIDILEQGDEQDKEAVQLMTLHASKGLEFPFVYLVGMEEDLLPHRVSIDEDQIEEERRLAYVGITRAQRELCLSLAKQRRRGGEVQDCQPSRFLEELPVDSIEWFGKSGEKNEERAKAVAKSHLTALKNMLTN from the coding sequence ATGTTAAATCCTCAGCAAATGGCTGCCGTGCGCTATATAGACGGGCCATTACTTGTATTGGCTGGCGCAGGTAGCGGCAAGACCCGGGTTATTACGCAGAAGATTGCCTATTTAATTGAAGAATGCGGTTATCAGGCCCGCTCCGTCTTCGCAGTAACATTTACGAACAAAGCAGCCAACGAGATGCGCTCCCGGGTGAACTCGGTTTTATCTGCCCACCATCGTCGGGGTCTTAAGGTCGCCACCTTTCACACCCTGGGTCTGACCATGATTAAAAAGCATGTAAAGCTTTGCGGTTTAAAATCGGGCTTCTCTATTCTCGACAGCGAGGATTGTCTGCAATTATTTCGTAATTTTCTGCCACCGGGTAAAAGCAATGACCGAGATTATCTGGCACAAATACAACAGCAGATTTCGCGCTGGAAAAATGAGTTGTTAAAGCCCGAGCACCTGAGCAGTAAAACGCCGGACACCCCCATTTTTCTTGAGGCACTTCCCATTTACGAACGCTATCAAATTTCATTACGAGCCTATAACGCTGTCGATTTTGATGATTTGATATTATTGGCTGTTAATCTTTTGCTTGAACATGAGGAAGTAAAAGATTACTGGCAAAATCGGGTTCGTCATTTACTGATTGATGAATACCAGGACTCCAATCTCAGCCAATATCTGTTGGTCAAACTGCTCACTGGCATTCGCGCACAATTTACGGTCGTGGGCGATGATGATCAATCTATCTATGCATGGCGAGGTGCGCGGCCTGAAAATCTGGCTCAGTTACAACGTGACTATCCGCAGCTTAAAATCATTAAACTGGAACAAAATTATCGTTCTACGGGCAGAATTCTGCATGTCGCCAATACTCTTATTGCCAATAATTCTCACTTATTCGACAAAACCCTGTGGAGCGAACTGGGTTATGGGGAAATGCTGCGCGTGCTTTGCTGTAAGGATGAGCAAGATGAGGCTGAACAGGTTATTGCTGATTTGATAAGCCATAAATTACGTCATGGTAAACAATATGGCGATTACGCCATATTGTACCGCGGAAACCATCAGTCACGTGTTTTTGAAAAATTACTCCGCCATCATGGCATTGCCTATCGTATAAGCGGCGGCCAATCCTGGTTCGCACGAAGCGAAGTGAAGGACATTTTTGCCTATTTGAAATTACTCTGTAATCCTCAGGATGATGCTGCGTTTCTTCGTGTCATCAATACTCCCAAACGAGGAATTGGGGAATCAAGCCTGGACGCCCTTGGGAATTATGCCCAAAACCGTGGCGAAAGCCTTTTTTATTGTTCAGACCATTTGGCTTTGTCTGAACTGTTGGCTGAAAAACCGCGTCAGGCTTTGCAACAGTTTAAGCAATGGATGCTGGGAATTAACAAACGGCTCGAAAGTCAGGCGGTAGCGGAAACGCTCCGTGAGATGGTTGAGGAATCCGGATATGAAGCTTACATCTATGAACAATGCGATACTCCTGCGAAGGCGCAGAAGCGAATGGAAAATATCTGGGAGTTGCTGGATTGGATAGACCGTTTATTAAATAAAGATCCCGAAAAAAATCTGGTAGATATCATTAATAAATTAATCCTTATCGATATTCTCGAACAGGGTGATGAACAAGACAAGGAAGCTGTTCAGCTGATGACTTTGCATGCATCAAAAGGTCTTGAATTTCCCTTTGTTTATTTGGTAGGCATGGAGGAAGATTTATTGCCTCACCGGGTGAGTATTGACGAAGATCAGATTGAGGAAGAGCGTCGTTTGGCTTATGTTGGAATTACCAGAGCGCAGCGCGAGCTTTGTCTTAGTCTTGCCAAACAAAGACGGCGTGGCGGCGAAGTACAGGATTGCCAGCCCAGCCGCTTTCTTGAGGAATTACCTGTCGACAGCATTGAGTGGTTTGGCAAATCGGGTGAAAAAAATGAAGAGCGAGCGAAAGCAGTTGCTAAATCACACTTAACGGCTTTGAAAAACATGTTGACGAATTAA